One genomic window of Glycine max cultivar Williams 82 chromosome 16, Glycine_max_v4.0, whole genome shotgun sequence includes the following:
- the LOC100783576 gene encoding SNW/SKI-interacting protein A, producing MATLKELLPPAKSSSTAYYDHTNDPWFKQRFSSEEEEKSAATAAAKQKPVPPYLKRAGFVPRRIEDFGDGGAFPEIHVAQYPLDMGREKSGAKPGSKILPVTVDANGNVAYDAIVKQNENARKIVYTQQKDLIPKFLKNDEEDDDVSDDETQKQIEETMQETKAALEKIVNVRLSAAQPKNVPKQNTDAKYIKYKPSQQSAAFNSGAKERVIRMVEMAVDPLEPPKFKHKRVPKASGSPPVPVMHSPPRPVTVKDQQDWKIPPCISNWKNPKGYTIPLDKRLAADGRGLQEVQINDNFAKLSEALYVAEQKAREAVAMRSKVQKEMMLKEKERKEQELRALAQKARSERIGGERIGVVPAAPPSVPVDEEDMRIDYDHEKENPRERERERSFVKESRDEREERMQREKIREERRKERERERRLEAKDAAMGKRSKITRDRDRDISEKVALGMASTKPGTEVMYDERLFNQDKGIASGFATDDQYNVYEHGLFTAQPTLSTLYRPKKNIDDETYGGADEQLEKIMKTDRFKPDKGFSGASERAGPRDRPVEFENEEADPFGLDQFLTEVKKGKKAMEKVGGGGTMRASAGSSMRDGNEGGSGRTRIGFERGH from the coding sequence ATGGCCACTCTCAAAGAGCTTCTTCCTCCTGCGAAATCCTCCTCCACTGCCTACTACGACCACACCAACGATCCATGGTTCAAGCAGCGTTTCTCctcggaggaggaggagaaatcCGCCGCCACCGCCGCCGCCAAGCAGAAGCCCGTTCCGCCCTACCTGAAGCGCGCCGGTTTCGTCCCCCGGAGAATTGAAGACTTCGGCGACGGCGGCGCGTTCCCGGAGATCCACGTGGCACAGTATCCTCTCGACATGGGAAGAGAAAAGTCCGGCGCCAAACCTGGATCCAAAATCCTTCCTGTCACCGTCGACGCTAACGGCAACGTCGCCTATGATGCCATCGTGAAGCAAAACGAGAACGCGCGAAAAATTGTCTACACGCAGCAGAAGGATCTCATTCCTAAGTTTCTTAAGAACGACGAAGAAGACGACGACGTTTCCGACGACGAAACGCAGAAACAGATCGAGGAAACGATGCAGGAGACCAAGGCCGCTTTGGAGAAAATTGTGAACGTTAGGTTAAGCGCTGCGCAACCGAAGAACGTTCCGAAGCAGAACACCGATGCGAAGTATATAAAATACAAACCCTCACAGCAATCCGCGGCGTTCAATTCGGGTGCTAAGGAGAGGGTTATTAGGATGGTTGAGATGGCGGTGGATCCTCTTGAGCCTCCGAAGTTCAAGCACAAGCGTGTTCCCAAGGCGTCGGGGTCTCCGCCGGTGCCGGTGATGCACTCGCCGCCGCGGCCTGTGACGGTGAAGGATCAGCAGGATTGGAAGATTCCTCCCTGTATTTCGAATTGGAAGAATCCGAAGGGTTATACTATTCCTCTTGATAAGAGGCTTGCTGCTGATGGGAGAGGCCTTCAAGAGGTTCAGATTAATGACAATTTTGCGAAATTATCGGAGGCGCTGTATGTGGCGGAGCAGAAGGCGAGAGAGGCGGTTGCAATGAGGTCTAAGGTGCAGAAGGAGATGATGTTGAAGGAGAAGGAGAGGAAGGAGCAGGAGTTGAGGGCATTGGCACAGAAGGCGCGGTCGGAGAGAATTGGAGGGGAGAGAATTGGGGTTGTACCAGCGGCACCACCGTCTGTGCCTGTGGATGAGGAGGATATGAGAATTGATTATGATCATGAGAAGGAGAATccgagggagagggagagggagaggagTTTTGTGAAGGAGAGTAGAGATGAGAGGGAGGAGAGGATGCAGCGTGAGAAAATTCGCGAGGAGAGGAGgaaggagagggagagggagagaagattGGAGGCTAAGGATGCTGCTATGGGGAAGAGGAGCAAGATTACGCGCGATAGGGATCGTGATATCAGTGAAAAAGTTGCTCTTGGTATGGCTTCTACCAAGCCGGGTACTGAGGTTATGTATGATGAGAGGCTGTTTAACCAGGATAAGGGAATTGCGTCTGGGTTTGCCACTGATGATCAGTACAATGTGTATGAGCATGGGTTGTTTACTGCGCAGCCCACACTTTCCACATTGTATAGGCCGAAGAAGAATATTGATGATGAGACTTATGGAGGTGCGGATGAGCAGTTGGAGAAGATTATGAAGACTGATAGGTTTAAGCCCGATAAAGGGTTTTCTGGGGCTTCTGAGAGGGCTGGTCCAAGGGATCGGCCGGTTGAGTTTGAGAATGAGGAGGCTGATCCATTTGGTTTGGATCAGTTCTTGACTGAGGTGAAGAAGGGTAAGAAGGCCATGGAGAAAGTGGGTGGTGGAGGGACTATGAGGGCAAGTGCTGGATCATCGATGCGGGATGGTAATGAGGGAGGTTCAGGTAGGACTCGCATTGGATTTGAAAGAGGGCATTAG